In Drosophila bipectinata strain 14024-0381.07 chromosome 2R, DbipHiC1v2, whole genome shotgun sequence, one genomic interval encodes:
- the Cpr47Ee gene encoding histone-lysine N-methyltransferase 2D encodes MSRPRYPRSTARHLRWVACLLASLWLSACRAQLPGTGFQGQRPLQPIQPLQQQNNPFQRRQPNPVQGQGLFPGQRNPLNPLANPLAPALTGAAGLQNPYNRYNQYNQNYVPITAYQNELNLDGSFSYGYSTADGTTAQAQGYVKNLGYGEGVEAQVIQGSYSYTSPEGTPITVRYIADENGFRAEGTGIPASPQYFLGAQQYQQGVLNPNLNPYQTPFRQLPPPLPNAPFRPQLPGQQPLNPLQQQQQNQLQQQQQRNFQQQQQQQNSGQYQPDQPFNQLHAGHLSGQYAGQFGQHFGSNLTTQQQQNLNQQQQQQQQQQQQQQQKEQQQNEQQQQALITQQLRGRPSQLVDPYGYNQYGRRFKKSPKK; translated from the exons ATGTCCAGACCCCGCTATCCCCGGTCCACCGCGAGGCACCTCCGATGGGTGGCCTGTTTGCTGGCCAGTCTTTGGCTATCGGCTTGTCGAGCCCAGTTGCCAGGGACAGGATTCCAAGGACAGCGACCATTGCAGCCGATCCAGCCTCTACAGCAACAGAATAATCCATTTCAAAGACGCCAGCCCAATCCGGTTCAGGGCCAAGGACTATTTCCGGGCCAGAGGAATCCTTTGAACCCGCTGGCCAATCCTTTGGCTCCTGCTCTGACCGGAGCTGCTGGCCTGCAGAATCCCTATAATCGTTATAATCAATATAATCAAAACTATGTACCGATCACTGCCTACCAGAACGAGCTCAACCTGGATGGAAGTTTCTCCTATGGATACTCGACTGCCGATGGAACCACAGCACAGGCGCAGGGATATGTCAAGAATCTGGGCTATGGAGAAGGAGTTGAGGCTCAG GTCATCCAGGGCTCCTATTCGTACACCTCCCCGGAGGGTACTCCCATTACGGTTCGGTATATTGCCGACGAGAATGGATTCCGAGCGGAAGGAACTGGCATTCCTGCCTCCCCGCAGTACTTTCTGGGTGCCCAACAGTATCAGCAAGGTGTTCTAAATCCCAATTTAAATCCGTACCAGACTCCCTTCCGGCAACTGCCACCTCCGCTGCCCAACGCCCCCTTTCGCCCGCAGCTCCCTGGCCAACAGCCATTGAATCcattgcagcagcaacaacagaatcagctgcaacagcagcaacaacgaaacttccagcagcagcaacagcaacagaactCTGGACAATATCAGCCAGATCAGCCGTTCAATCAGTTGCACGCCGGACACCTCTCCGGGCAATATGCCGGACAATTTGGCCAGCATTTCGGAAGTAATCTTACgacccagcagcagcaaaacctcaaccagcaacagcagcagcaacagcaacagcaacagcagcaacagcagaaagAGCAGCAACAGAatgagcagcagcaacaggctCTTATAACCCAACAACTAAGAGGCAGACCCAGTCAATTGGTGGACCCATATGGCTATAACCAGTATGGCCGACGCTTCAAGAAGTCACCAAAGAAATGA